From Mucilaginibacter inviolabilis, a single genomic window includes:
- a CDS encoding YbhB/YbcL family Raf kinase inhibitor-like protein, translated as MKTFISFALVISLGSIVNAQTFTLKSADLGGQFSNQFVANTFGCSGGNKSPQLEWQNAPAGTQSFAVTMYDPQAPTGSGWWHWVIFDIPANVHELKQGAGNPSAGIAPAGSVQGLTDALIPGYSGPCPPENDAAHSYVITVYALKSAKLGVDNKVSAALTGFMLNQNVIAKASLIVYYKR; from the coding sequence ATGAAAACATTCATCTCATTTGCACTTGTTATAAGCCTTGGCTCCATCGTAAATGCACAAACCTTTACCCTTAAAAGCGCCGATTTAGGTGGTCAGTTCAGCAATCAATTTGTTGCTAACACCTTCGGCTGCAGCGGTGGTAACAAATCGCCGCAACTGGAGTGGCAAAACGCTCCGGCTGGTACACAAAGCTTTGCGGTAACCATGTATGATCCGCAGGCACCTACCGGCAGCGGCTGGTGGCACTGGGTTATTTTTGATATCCCCGCCAATGTACACGAGTTGAAACAGGGAGCCGGTAACCCTTCGGCAGGGATAGCGCCAGCTGGCAGCGTACAAGGTCTTACCGATGCGCTCATTCCCGGATATAGCGGCCCATGCCCGCCGGAAAATGACGCAGCCCATAGCTATGTGATCACAGTTTATGCTTTAAAATCAGCCAAACTTGGTGTCGATAATAAAGTGTCGGCGGCGTTAACCGGTTTTATGCTGAATCAAAATGTGATAGCCAAAGCATCGTTAATTGTATATTATAAAAGATAA
- a CDS encoding helix-turn-helix domain-containing protein: protein MTNVYIPETTENQKRITAGNISFVHYQEQDSLQNSRVVFNCYAISFVINGEKAIYRPSDNTIVHTGEGIVIPEGNSIMAEHTLNEFQYSSVLVFFPASVAIAFLNKHQLNNRASATPDYIKFRQTNYLTGYIKSLQALIHEGQNLPYELAVNKVEELLLVLLQSHRSQLIALLQCNALSPALLLKNVVENNLFNNLTLEELAFLTHKSLASFKRDFEKAYHIAPGKYIRERKLEVARQELSQGKNATSLYLDLGYDNLSNFSSAFKKKFGVSPKQYQLGAQ, encoded by the coding sequence ATGACAAACGTATACATACCTGAAACTACCGAAAATCAAAAAAGGATAACCGCGGGTAATATTTCGTTTGTGCATTACCAGGAGCAGGATAGCCTGCAAAATAGCCGGGTAGTGTTTAATTGTTATGCCATCAGCTTTGTAATCAATGGTGAAAAAGCTATTTATCGCCCGTCTGATAATACTATAGTACATACAGGCGAGGGCATTGTGATACCCGAAGGGAATTCCATCATGGCCGAGCATACGCTCAATGAGTTTCAATATAGTAGTGTACTGGTATTTTTTCCGGCGAGTGTAGCTATCGCTTTTTTAAATAAACATCAACTAAACAACAGGGCTTCGGCCACTCCCGATTATATTAAATTTAGGCAAACCAATTACCTTACGGGTTATATTAAAAGTCTGCAGGCTTTGATACATGAAGGGCAAAACCTGCCCTATGAATTAGCGGTGAACAAGGTAGAAGAACTATTGCTGGTTTTATTGCAAAGTCACCGATCGCAATTGATCGCTCTGTTGCAATGCAACGCTCTCTCACCTGCCCTATTGTTAAAAAATGTGGTAGAGAACAATCTTTTCAACAATCTTACCCTCGAAGAGCTGGCCTTTTTGACCCACAAAAGCCTGGCCTCATTTAAGCGCGACTTTGAAAAAGCTTATCATATTGCCCCTGGCAAATACATCCGCGAACGCAAACTGGAAGTAGCCCGGCAGGAGCTATCACAAGGAAAAAACGCTACATCCTTATACCTTGATCTGGGTTATGATAACCTGTCGAATTTTTCGTCGGCCTTTAAAAAGAAATTTGGGGTAAGTCCCAAACAATATCAGCTCGGCGCGCAATAA
- a CDS encoding alkaline phosphatase family protein, which translates to MKKLILFITTFFQVVIAFGQADTIQKITPGRKNNLKQQNKPYVILISADGFRYDYAKKYQATHLLALSKEGVSATSMIPSYPSVTFPNHYALVSGLYPSHSGLVNNAFYDRDRHDSYYMGAKAKVADGSWYYGSPLWVLAEQQRMLSASFYWVASEAAIQNIRPTYYYTYNEKIAIHDRIDAVVKWLKLPPAERPHLITFYFPQVDHAGHMYGPNAPETAHEVHFVDSAVSELNKAVKATGIKANFIFVSDHGMTSVDKEHPIGIPAAIDTSKFLVSGDGILVELYAKNKTDINAAYKQLKQEAVDYDVYLKTNVPTRLHYGQADDWHNRIGDILLIPHYPKVFNLSNRKIHPGWHGYDPTLVKDMHATFLAWGPAFKKHTTIPSFENVAVFNLVKSILGLKYTGKVDGTDKLAHTILLKKNK; encoded by the coding sequence ATGAAAAAACTCATTCTCTTTATTACAACATTTTTTCAAGTTGTAATCGCATTTGGCCAGGCAGATACCATTCAAAAAATTACTCCGGGGCGTAAAAACAATCTTAAACAACAAAACAAGCCATATGTCATCCTTATTTCGGCTGATGGTTTTAGATATGATTACGCTAAAAAATATCAGGCCACCCACCTGCTTGCTTTGAGTAAAGAAGGCGTTAGCGCAACATCTATGATTCCTTCCTACCCTTCAGTCACTTTTCCCAATCATTATGCTTTAGTAAGTGGCTTGTACCCTTCACATTCGGGCCTGGTCAATAACGCTTTTTATGACCGTGACCGGCATGATTCCTATTACATGGGCGCCAAAGCCAAAGTAGCGGATGGTTCCTGGTATTATGGCTCACCGCTATGGGTATTGGCAGAACAACAGCGCATGCTTTCGGCCAGTTTTTACTGGGTAGCTTCAGAAGCAGCAATACAAAACATTCGCCCTACATATTATTATACCTATAACGAAAAAATAGCTATTCATGATCGCATTGATGCAGTGGTGAAGTGGTTGAAATTGCCACCGGCAGAACGTCCGCACCTGATCACCTTCTACTTTCCACAAGTTGATCATGCCGGACATATGTATGGCCCCAATGCACCGGAAACAGCCCATGAGGTACATTTTGTGGATTCGGCAGTTAGTGAGCTGAACAAAGCAGTAAAAGCAACCGGTATTAAAGCAAACTTCATCTTTGTATCAGACCATGGCATGACCAGTGTCGACAAAGAACACCCTATCGGTATTCCAGCAGCTATCGATACCTCTAAATTTTTGGTTTCAGGCGATGGCATCCTGGTGGAACTATATGCCAAAAACAAAACCGATATCAATGCTGCTTACAAACAGTTAAAACAGGAAGCAGTTGATTATGACGTGTATCTTAAAACCAATGTCCCAACCAGGCTACATTATGGTCAGGCCGATGACTGGCACAATCGTATTGGCGACATATTGCTGATACCCCATTACCCTAAAGTGTTTAATTTATCCAACAGAAAAATACACCCGGGCTGGCATGGGTATGACCCTACTTTGGTTAAAGATATGCACGCCACCTTCCTGGCCTGGGGGCCTGCCTTTAAAAAGCATACTACTATTCCATCTTTTGAAAACGTAGCAGTTTTTAACCTGGTAAAAAGTATATTAGGGCTCAAATATACCGGCAAGGTAGATGGTACCGATAAACTGGCGCATACTATCCTGCTTAAAAAGAACAAGTAA
- a CDS encoding SDR family NAD(P)-dependent oxidoreductase: MSTNKIALITGGSRGLGKNAAQHLAKKGIDVILTYRSKKEEAEEVVASIEKLGQKAAALQLDTSIIKSFDGFISQLKATLQEKWGRSTFDFLINNAGIDAASKFAETTEEDFDNLMNIHFKGVYFLTQKSLPVIADGGRIINFSTGLARFSTPGYAAYASMKGAIEVLTKYLAKELGPRGIAANVVAPGIIETDFTKEAFSHEGMHDRISSITALGRPGMPDDIGGIVAFLCTEEARWINAQRIEASGGMFL; encoded by the coding sequence ATGAGTACAAATAAAATAGCTCTGATTACCGGCGGCAGCCGTGGCTTAGGCAAAAATGCAGCCCAGCACCTGGCCAAAAAAGGTATTGATGTGATACTAACCTATCGCAGTAAAAAAGAAGAGGCAGAAGAGGTTGTTGCCTCCATTGAAAAATTGGGTCAAAAAGCGGCCGCACTGCAACTGGATACCAGTATTATTAAATCTTTCGATGGGTTTATCAGTCAGCTTAAGGCTACTCTTCAAGAAAAATGGGGACGTAGTACTTTTGATTTCCTGATCAATAACGCGGGTATTGATGCGGCTTCGAAATTTGCTGAAACTACCGAGGAAGATTTTGATAACCTCATGAACATACACTTTAAGGGAGTGTACTTTTTAACCCAAAAAAGTCTGCCCGTTATTGCCGATGGTGGCCGCATCATCAATTTTTCAACCGGTTTAGCTCGTTTTTCGACTCCTGGTTATGCGGCTTATGCTTCTATGAAAGGCGCTATCGAGGTATTGACCAAATATCTGGCAAAAGAACTTGGCCCGCGCGGCATTGCAGCCAATGTGGTGGCACCCGGAATTATTGAAACCGATTTTACCAAAGAGGCTTTTTCGCACGAAGGTATGCATGACAGAATATCCAGTATTACCGCTTTAGGTCGCCCGGGCATGCCTGACGATATTGGCGGTATAGTAGCCTTTTTATGTACCGAAGAAGCCCGTTGGATCAACGCGCAGCGTATTGAAGCATCAGGCGGTATGTTCTTGTAA
- a CDS encoding TlpA disulfide reductase family protein — protein sequence MKSLQNLFIAFLLLLVALVSCKHDNSITITGNIKGLNAKWVYLHLNYPIGSPAIDSAKVIDGKFEFSRHPDTAFIADLILLKYHDEKGKSGFLSINDPYTVDKSKPSAYAAFIMEPGLTTLTGDLANNKGISIISGHQNEFYFKNFDLPFIRISKDSVKRSAQAARIKKLVEDTPDAYWALFAFNNFKYDLSHQQNKSIFDEFNNEIKTSYQGKNIKQFLDDQPQNKNEFPNTTFVDRDAKQVTLIDTTRKLNMVVFWASWCGPCRREIPSLKRIASACKNDNLRFVSVSVDNQKTEWIKAVNEENMLWQQLIIPAKQVNRANAQYNLGWVPQIYLVNSKRQIVKKIDGFDAGNEEVVKTFITNYLAKN from the coding sequence ATGAAAAGCTTGCAAAACTTATTTATTGCATTCCTCTTATTGCTTGTCGCTTTAGTATCATGTAAGCATGACAATAGCATAACTATCACGGGCAATATTAAAGGGTTAAATGCAAAATGGGTATACTTACATCTCAATTATCCGATAGGCTCTCCTGCAATTGATTCCGCAAAAGTTATTGATGGCAAATTTGAGTTTAGCCGTCATCCCGATACCGCGTTCATAGCCGATTTGATTTTGTTGAAGTACCACGATGAAAAAGGGAAAAGTGGTTTTCTGAGCATTAATGACCCTTATACAGTAGATAAAAGCAAGCCATCGGCTTATGCGGCTTTTATTATGGAACCAGGGTTGACAACGCTCACCGGGGATCTGGCAAACAACAAAGGTATAAGCATAATATCAGGTCATCAGAACGAGTTTTATTTCAAAAATTTCGATCTGCCGTTTATCAGGATCAGTAAGGATAGTGTTAAAAGATCGGCTCAGGCTGCACGCATTAAAAAGCTGGTTGAAGATACTCCTGATGCTTACTGGGCACTTTTTGCATTTAATAATTTCAAGTATGATCTAAGCCATCAGCAAAACAAAAGCATTTTTGATGAATTTAACAATGAAATAAAAACATCCTATCAGGGTAAAAATATCAAACAGTTTCTTGATGATCAGCCCCAAAATAAGAACGAATTTCCAAATACCACTTTCGTTGACAGGGATGCCAAGCAGGTAACCCTGATTGATACCACTAGGAAACTGAATATGGTTGTATTTTGGGCCAGTTGGTGCGGCCCTTGCAGACGGGAGATCCCGTCGTTAAAAAGAATAGCTTCTGCCTGTAAAAACGATAATTTAAGATTTGTAAGCGTATCGGTTGATAATCAAAAGACTGAATGGATAAAGGCCGTGAATGAAGAAAATATGCTCTGGCAGCAGTTAATTATACCCGCTAAACAGGTTAATAGGGCTAATGCACAATATAATTTAGGATGGGTACCACAAATTTACCTGGTTAATAGTAAAAGGCAAATAGTAAAAAAAATAGATGGTTTTGATGCCGGAAACGAAGAAGTAGTAAAAACTTTTATAACAAATTACCTGGCAAAAAACTGA
- a CDS encoding DUF72 domain-containing protein: MEFGRVTPQELASVDFTLPPDTELTLSTLAAAKSKEPLQVRVGCAKWGRKEWVGQIYPLKTKEANFLDEYVKHFDCIELNATFYNVYGPDTISKWKAKADSNPDFKFCPKFSQSISHIRRLKNAEDITTSYYEGVMAFGDKLGPMFLQLSDNYTPKSFPELKAYLEQLPKDVPVFVELRHKEWFAVPENSEKVFKLLHDLNIGAVITDATGRRDVVHMNLPTPHAFIRFVGNGLVDGNFDSDKARLDEWVTRIKQWQQQGLRSVWFFMHQHDERYSPILADYVTDKLNKALDTQLLRPKFIEAQSSLF; this comes from the coding sequence ATGGAATTTGGCCGCGTTACCCCGCAAGAATTAGCTTCTGTAGATTTCACCCTTCCGCCCGATACCGAACTCACTTTAAGCACTTTAGCAGCTGCAAAAAGCAAAGAACCATTGCAGGTTCGCGTGGGTTGCGCCAAATGGGGCCGTAAAGAGTGGGTGGGTCAGATCTACCCCCTTAAAACCAAGGAGGCCAATTTTTTGGATGAATACGTAAAGCATTTTGACTGTATTGAACTTAACGCCACCTTTTATAATGTTTACGGGCCAGATACCATTTCCAAATGGAAAGCCAAGGCCGATAGCAATCCGGATTTTAAGTTTTGTCCCAAATTTTCGCAAAGCATTAGTCATATCCGCAGGCTAAAAAATGCAGAAGATATCACTACCAGCTATTACGAAGGCGTGATGGCCTTTGGCGATAAACTGGGGCCCATGTTTTTACAGCTTAGTGATAACTATACACCCAAAAGCTTTCCGGAGTTAAAAGCATACCTGGAGCAATTACCCAAAGACGTTCCTGTTTTTGTAGAGTTGCGACATAAGGAATGGTTTGCCGTCCCTGAAAACAGCGAAAAGGTTTTTAAACTATTGCATGACCTTAACATAGGCGCAGTAATTACTGATGCTACGGGCAGGCGCGATGTGGTACACATGAATTTGCCCACACCGCATGCTTTTATTCGTTTTGTGGGTAACGGATTGGTTGATGGCAATTTTGATTCGGACAAAGCCCGTTTGGATGAATGGGTTACCCGCATCAAACAGTGGCAGCAACAGGGTTTGAGATCGGTATGGTTCTTTATGCACCAGCACGATGAACGCTACTCGCCCATCCTGGCCGATTATGTAACGGACAAATTGAACAAAGCTTTAGACACACAATTACTTCGCCCTAAATTCATCGAAGCACAAAGCAGTTTATTTTAG
- a CDS encoding DUF1345 domain-containing protein, translated as MPANKIKSKVWFRLDAHYRMLISLVISGIVLFVSLGHFSVPAVILVTWIAFALAIIIMDWVIILSSHPMEVRKIARIQDSSRTLIFLFVIIASLVSTLAIFFLLKSSKHLSAEAVTEHVLLSMASVIVSWILVHTIFTLRYAHMYYTTDTDGDSNKKPIGGLDFPGDEKHPDYLDFVYFSFVIGMTFQVSDVEISSRQIRRLAWIHGMISFAFNTAIVALGINVISGLVSS; from the coding sequence ATGCCTGCAAATAAAATAAAATCAAAGGTTTGGTTTAGGTTGGATGCTCATTACCGGATGCTTATTTCGTTGGTGATAAGCGGAATTGTGTTGTTTGTGTCCCTGGGGCATTTTAGTGTGCCGGCAGTAATCCTGGTTACCTGGATTGCTTTTGCATTAGCCATTATTATTATGGATTGGGTGATCATCCTGTCATCTCACCCCATGGAAGTACGTAAGATAGCCCGGATCCAGGATTCCAGTCGTACATTGATATTCCTGTTCGTGATTATAGCTTCATTAGTGAGTACACTGGCTATATTTTTTCTGCTTAAATCATCCAAACACCTGTCGGCCGAGGCGGTAACCGAGCATGTTTTGCTGAGTATGGCATCGGTTATTGTTTCCTGGATTTTGGTGCATACCATATTTACGCTGCGTTATGCGCATATGTATTATACCACTGATACGGACGGCGATAGCAACAAAAAACCAATAGGAGGCCTTGATTTTCCCGGCGATGAAAAACATCCGGATTACCTGGACTTTGTTTATTTTTCCTTTGTAATCGGCATGACCTTCCAGGTATCGGATGTGGAGATATCTTCTCGTCAGATACGTCGCCTGGCCTGGATACATGGCATGATATCCTTTGCGTTCAACACAGCCATCGTAGCTTTGGGCATCAACGTGATATCGGGTCTGGTATCCAGCTAA
- the argH gene encoding argininosuccinate lyase, which produces MSKLWQKTTNVNELVESFTVGRDREFDEQMAAFDVLGSLAHTRMLQSIGLMDAADLDLVQRELKAIYADIEKGGFTIEDGVEDVHSQVEMLLTQRIGDAGKKIHSGRSRNDQVLVDLKLFFRNQLQQVVEETEALFRQLITLSEKHKDVLLPGYTHLQVAMPSSFGLWFGAYAESLADDLELVLAAYRITNKNPLGSAAGYGSSFPLNRTLTTQLLGFDSLNYNVVYAQMGRGKTERIIAQALSSIAATLAKMAMDQALYLSQNFAFVSYPDTLTTGSSIMPHKKNPDVWEIMRGKCNRLQALPTDVAMMTTNLPSGYHRELQLLKELLFPAFTDLKSCLHMATFMLQNISVNADILKDPKYAYLFSVEEVNRMVLNGTPFRDAYKQIGLAIEQGDFNPDKTVNHTHEGSIGNLGNEQITAAFDKLLTNFDFEKVDTAIKELVK; this is translated from the coding sequence ATGAGTAAGTTATGGCAAAAAACTACCAATGTAAATGAACTGGTAGAGAGCTTTACTGTTGGCCGCGACAGGGAATTTGATGAGCAAATGGCCGCCTTTGATGTGTTAGGATCATTGGCCCACACCCGTATGCTGCAAAGCATAGGATTGATGGACGCTGCCGATCTTGACCTGGTACAGCGCGAGCTAAAAGCCATATATGCCGATATTGAAAAAGGTGGCTTCACTATTGAGGATGGGGTAGAGGATGTACACTCGCAGGTGGAGATGCTATTGACTCAACGCATAGGTGATGCCGGAAAAAAAATTCACAGCGGCCGTTCCCGTAACGATCAGGTGCTGGTTGATTTGAAACTATTCTTCCGCAACCAGCTACAGCAGGTAGTTGAAGAAACGGAGGCACTGTTTCGGCAGTTAATCACGCTCAGCGAAAAACATAAAGATGTTTTACTACCCGGCTATACACATTTGCAGGTAGCTATGCCATCGTCATTCGGTTTATGGTTTGGTGCCTATGCCGAAAGCCTGGCTGATGATCTGGAACTTGTTTTGGCGGCTTATCGCATCACCAATAAAAATCCACTGGGCTCGGCAGCGGGTTATGGCTCATCGTTTCCTTTAAACCGCACTTTAACTACCCAATTGCTGGGTTTTGATAGTTTAAATTATAATGTAGTATACGCCCAGATGGGGCGTGGCAAAACCGAGCGGATCATCGCGCAGGCTTTGTCGTCCATTGCAGCTACACTGGCTAAAATGGCTATGGATCAGGCTTTATATCTAAGCCAGAACTTTGCCTTTGTGAGTTATCCGGATACGCTGACTACCGGCAGCAGTATTATGCCGCATAAAAAGAATCCTGATGTTTGGGAAATTATGCGCGGCAAATGTAACCGCCTGCAGGCGCTGCCAACTGATGTAGCCATGATGACCACCAACCTGCCATCGGGTTATCACCGCGAGCTGCAATTGCTGAAAGAGCTGTTGTTCCCGGCTTTTACCGATCTGAAAAGCTGCCTGCATATGGCCACTTTTATGCTGCAGAACATCAGCGTAAATGCCGATATATTAAAAGATCCCAAATATGCTTACCTCTTCAGTGTGGAAGAAGTGAACCGTATGGTATTGAACGGTACCCCTTTCCGTGATGCCTACAAACAAATAGGTCTGGCTATTGAACAGGGCGATTTTAACCCCGACAAAACCGTAAACCATACCCACGAAGGGAGCATAGGCAACCTGGGCAACGAGCAGATTACTGCTGCCTTTGATAAGTTACTGACTAATTTTGATTTTGAAAAGGTTGATACGGCGATAAAAGAGCTGGTGAAATAG
- a CDS encoding YwbE family protein has product MNGQNRSDIYPGLEVDIILKKDQRTGTLTRGFVKRLLTSAAYHSRGIKVQLDDGQVGRVAWIVEEED; this is encoded by the coding sequence ATGAACGGACAAAACAGAAGCGATATATACCCAGGCCTGGAAGTTGATATTATCCTGAAGAAAGACCAGCGTACCGGAACCCTAACCCGTGGTTTTGTAAAAAGACTACTTACCAGCGCCGCTTACCATTCGCGAGGTATCAAAGTGCAGTTGGATGATGGGCAGGTTGGCCGCGTAGCCTGGATAGTGGAAGAGGAGGATTAG
- a CDS encoding amidase — protein MHRRNFLKTGSLAGLTLSTLVAASCSQPAEEKKIDDAANNKDDLFELSEVTISYLQQKMQAKEYTSRLITELYLKRIDKIDKNGPKLNSVIELNKDALNIADAMDKERASGKVRGPLHGIPVLIKDNINTADNMHTTAGALALADNFAKQDAFIVHKLREAGAVILGKTNLSEWANFRSTHSTSAWSSRGGQTKCPYILDRNPSGSSAGSGSATAANLCTVAIGTETDGSIVSPSSVNGLVGIKPTVGLWSRSGIIPISKTQDTAGPMARTVKDAAIVLGVLADIDAQDSYTLASKGKAAPDYTKFLDANGLKGKRLGIEKSALEGNPAVVALLNDAINTLKDKGAIIIEVELNKVLKDISRGEFTVLLYEFKDGVNKYLSTANSKMKTLADVIAFNKQNEAKAMPFFKQETLEIAQSKGDLNSKEYLEALKQTNEGTRKAIDKILTDNKLDAIIGPTNGPSICIDLINGDYDNGFSFSGPAAKAGYPHITVPMGKVHELPVGLSFFSTAYKEADIITLAYAYEQASKKRTEPVFKPDLFA, from the coding sequence ATGCACAGAAGAAACTTTCTGAAAACAGGCTCATTAGCAGGTTTAACTTTATCAACTTTAGTAGCCGCCTCATGCAGTCAGCCTGCGGAAGAGAAAAAAATCGATGACGCTGCCAATAATAAGGATGACCTCTTTGAACTATCAGAAGTTACCATCTCCTATCTGCAGCAAAAAATGCAGGCTAAAGAATATACCTCACGCCTCATTACCGAACTTTACCTGAAACGTATTGACAAAATAGACAAAAACGGCCCAAAGCTTAATTCAGTCATCGAGCTCAATAAAGATGCACTGAACATAGCCGATGCCATGGATAAGGAACGTGCAAGTGGCAAAGTTCGCGGCCCTTTACATGGCATACCCGTGCTCATCAAAGACAATATCAATACCGCCGACAATATGCACACTACCGCCGGAGCATTAGCACTGGCTGATAATTTTGCCAAACAGGATGCCTTTATCGTACATAAATTGCGCGAAGCAGGTGCAGTGATACTGGGCAAAACCAATTTAAGCGAATGGGCTAATTTTCGCTCCACACACTCAACCAGCGCCTGGAGCAGTCGCGGAGGGCAAACCAAATGTCCGTATATATTGGATAGAAATCCAAGTGGTTCAAGTGCAGGGTCAGGATCGGCTACGGCCGCCAATTTGTGCACCGTGGCTATCGGGACCGAGACCGATGGATCTATCGTATCACCATCGTCGGTAAACGGTCTGGTAGGCATTAAACCTACAGTAGGCCTTTGGAGCCGCTCGGGTATCATCCCCATATCCAAAACGCAGGATACCGCCGGCCCTATGGCCCGTACTGTGAAGGATGCCGCTATTGTTTTAGGTGTATTAGCTGATATTGACGCACAAGACAGCTATACCCTTGCCAGTAAAGGAAAAGCCGCCCCTGATTATACCAAATTTTTGGACGCAAACGGACTGAAAGGTAAACGCCTTGGTATCGAAAAATCGGCACTGGAGGGTAACCCAGCTGTGGTTGCTTTGTTGAATGATGCCATTAACACTTTGAAAGATAAAGGTGCCATCATTATTGAAGTAGAACTGAACAAAGTCCTGAAAGATATCAGCCGGGGCGAGTTTACTGTATTGCTGTATGAATTTAAAGATGGTGTCAATAAATACCTGAGCACTGCCAACAGCAAAATGAAAACACTGGCCGATGTAATCGCTTTTAATAAACAGAACGAGGCCAAAGCCATGCCGTTTTTTAAACAGGAGACCTTAGAAATTGCTCAAAGCAAAGGAGATTTGAACAGCAAAGAATACCTGGAAGCACTGAAACAAACCAACGAAGGCACCCGCAAAGCCATCGATAAAATACTAACCGATAATAAACTGGATGCCATCATCGGCCCAACCAACGGGCCTTCCATTTGCATTGACCTCATCAATGGCGATTATGATAATGGTTTTTCATTCTCCGGGCCTGCTGCTAAAGCAGGATATCCGCACATCACCGTGCCTATGGGTAAGGTACATGAATTGCCGGTGGGTCTTTCGTTTTTTAGCACCGCTTACAAAGAAGCCGACATCATTACCCTAGCCTATGCATACGAACAAGCCTCGAAAAAAAGAACCGAGCCTGTGTTTAAGCCAGACTTGTTTGCGTAG
- a CDS encoding helix-turn-helix domain-containing protein produces MATTPIPKKILARQHEITGDFLKAIDQHLDDLLQHKVMDMMEIRDFADQLHIHPTHLSNTIKLTTGHAPCYFFEERIMRIAKDMLRSSTVPVAEIAAQLTFDPSNFTKFFKRFEGVTPKQYREGVLIKQYDQVS; encoded by the coding sequence ATGGCAACAACACCCATTCCTAAAAAGATACTGGCCAGGCAGCATGAAATAACCGGCGACTTTTTGAAAGCCATTGATCAGCACCTGGATGATCTGTTACAACACAAGGTAATGGATATGATGGAAATCCGCGATTTTGCCGATCAACTGCACATCCATCCTACCCATTTAAGTAATACCATTAAGCTAACCACAGGCCATGCCCCCTGCTATTTTTTTGAAGAAAGGATTATGCGGATAGCTAAAGATATGCTCCGAAGCAGTACTGTTCCTGTTGCCGAAATTGCCGCACAGCTTACCTTTGATCCATCTAATTTTACCAAATTTTTTAAGCGATTTGAGGGAGTTACACCCAAACAGTATCGTGAGGGAGTGTTGATAAAGCAATATGATCAGGTATCTTAA